The DNA region GATCTGTGTCAAGTTTTGGCTGAgccccttttttaaaaataattctgGTAGGCCTCTTGGAATTTGGTGGCCCACGCAGAATCCTATCTAACTTCAAcgtttttttactttgaaactCCAGTCACAGACGGATTTAGCTGTCAAATTTACGCACTTGGTGAGAGAGACAGTGTGTCAATTGATTGAGACTATACTTACAAGTTAAAACTAAACTAGACAACCAAAAAGGAAAACCCCTTTCAAATCAAAAGGACACTACTAGTAACAACTGTTATTaataaaactaactttttgACATGTGAAACAgtggttttggttttaacttGTGAGCGTGTTCATGTCTCATCATCAGCTTTACCGATACAAAATGAAAGACTTAACCAACAACAGTAGAAGCTTTATTTATGACCTTTTTAACCACCAGCAAGTGGATTGGCGTGGATCGTCACACGGTTTAGCCTTATCTCAGCTAGCGGCCTATCTCTTGGCCCTGTTTGTGTCTGCAATATCATTAGAGAgttagtattctttttttttgtgtaaaacaaATTCACATCaagaaaactttaaacagttgcTAGTAAGGAAGATAAGAGTTCAATCTAGTATTTATTGGGAAGGTAAAAAAAGAGGTTGGTTAACTAACCTTTTCCATAATGTCAAGGACTTCGAAGCCATGAATGACCTTGCCAAAGATGGTGTATGATCCATTCAGATGTGGTTGTTTAGCATAGGTGATAAAGAACTGGCTTCCGTTGGTGTTTGGGCCACTGTTAGCCATTGAGAGCATACCTCTTGCATTGTGCTGCAATAATAAAGAGAATGGAACCAGCAGCAGGTCAAGAAACAGATCAGGAGGAtagtaagtaagtaagtaagtaagtaagtaaccttctcttctcttgtaagatagatagatagatagattaccTTAAGGGAGTCTCGGATCTCATCATTGAATTTCTTGCCCCAGATGCTAGTACCTCCTTTGCCGGTGCCATTAGGGTCACCTCCTTGAATCATGAACCCTTTGATATTTCTATGAAATATGGTACCATCGTAGTACCCACTTGCACATAACGCCAAAAAGTTCTGCatccaaattaaattataaccaaattaaaataaacaaattccCCTCCCTATCATCATAAGATtcaaccctaaaccctaatttcgatcgattttgaatatattaagtTGTAAGACAAAGGAGCAGAAACAATCCATCATAGAATCGAAAACCGAGAGACAGGGAGATGTGAAGAACTAACCTCAGCACTCTTGGGAACCTCGTCGCAAAAGATCTCGCACTTTATATCACCCAGATTCGTGTGCAATGTTACTGACTGCACattatattatacatacaaTTATcgccaaaacaaaaatagcaaaaacaGAACGAACGATTGATCGATGACCGAGCTCACCATTGATTGATGCTCGGGAAAACTAGCGGAGTTTTCTTTTTCCCACTTCCTCTCTCGGCGCGTCGATGCTTTTGgcgcttctccttcgttccttcCAGACATCTCTCTCTTTACTAGAACGTCGCCGCCTTATCTTGTTGGGCCTTCTATGGGCCATATTCTGGATCCATTATACATGACATCTAAACGGCGACGTTTCTATCTTACAAATCCAATACTGTATGTAGTAGATGTTTGGTTATCTTTCAAATCCAAAATATTGTATCTATCTCTCTAATGGCGACCACCGGCGCCGCCGCTGCCACGGCCACTGCCACTGAGATTGGAAACGCAGAAA from Camelina sativa cultivar DH55 chromosome 3, Cs, whole genome shotgun sequence includes:
- the LOC104758425 gene encoding peptidyl-prolyl cis-trans isomerase CYP18-1-like encodes the protein MSGRNEGEAPKASTRRERKWEKENSASFPEHQSMSVTLHTNLGDIKCEIFCDEVPKSAENFLALCASGYYDGTIFHRNIKGFMIQGGDPNGTGKGGTSIWGKKFNDEIRDSLKHNARGMLSMANSGPNTNGSQFFITYAKQPHLNGSYTIFGKVIHGFEVLDIMEKTQTGPRDRPLAEIRLNRVTIHANPLAGG